The sequence AAATCCCTGCTCCGTTTTGCCATCCACCTGACGCAGTCCCCGCAAACTGCCGAAGAAATCGTCCAGGACGCTTTTTTGAAGACCTGGCAGCATCGCGTATTCAATGATGCCAATCACGTCAAAGCCTACCTTTACCTCACCACCCGCCATATGGCCATCAACTATCTCAGGCGCCAGAAACCCAATGAAAAGAAAGCGCTGTCTGTTGATTTTAGTGCCAGCCCGGATCTGACGCTGCTCGCACAGCCTGACCATGCGAAGGGACTCATCGCAGAAATTGATCAGGAACTGGCACACTTATCCCCGGCTCATCAAAACATTTTCCATTTAACCTGTGTGGAAGGCTATAACTCCAAAGAAACCGGCATCCTGCTGAACATGGGAGCGGGCACCGTTCGCAATAAAATGGTTGAAATCAAACGCTTCTTGCGCGGATCCAAGCGTATCCTGGGCGCCAGCCAGATCATCCTTTCATTTTTGTCTTTCCTTTAATTGATTTGAAGATCAGTAGCATACCATCCTTCGGAAAAAACTTTTTTCAAAAAAAAGTTTCTTTTCCAATGACAGTCGTCTCCAGTTATGTGTTTTCATTTATAGAGGGCGTCAGAACAGAGGGACAAGAACGGGTGGTTTGCATTTATTCACGTAAAAAACACCTTGTTAAATGGACCGGATGGGTGAATTAGCAGGCCTGCTGCAGAAGTTTGTAGGCCGGCACGAAGAAATTATATCGATAACAGGACACGAACGGCGTTTACTGGAAAAGTGGCTTGCCGCTGATGAGCAAAATCAGGCGGAATTTGAACGCATAAAATCCGATCCGGCATTTGACCCGATGGAATTGTATGAGATCGATGCGCAATATCGCGTCTGGAAAAATCTCCAGCATAAGATTACTCCGGTACGCAACACGCTGCCGGTGATCAAATGGGTGGCCGCCGCCGCTGTTATTTTCGGCCTGCTGGCTGTGGGTTATTGGATGATCAGCCCTGTAGATTCAACAAAGGATATGGTTCAACACGGCCCAAAATTACCCAGCCTTCCCGGTCTGCCTTCCAAGGACCAGGTGGTGCTGACACTGGCTAATGGTGAACAGGTGATCATGTCCGGCAATGCCACCATACCTGCGCAACGCGGTGTATCCCTTGACCGGCCGGATAGTTCACAATTGATTTATACCGCAGACGGACGGGCGCGGGATGAGCTGGCCTATAACACCATTCATACACCCAATGGCCGGCAGTTCACCGTAAAGCTGGGTGACGGCACCAAAATATGGCTGAATGCCGCCAGTGTGATCCGCTTTCCTGTGAGTTTTAATGCGGCTGTCCGAACTGTTGAGCTAACCGGAGAAGCCTACTTTGAAGTAGCACCCGACAAGGAAAAGCCTTTTATTGTGCAGGTGCGTTCCGGGCAAAAAGAGGATATGCAGGTAAAAGTACTGGGTACTCATTTTAATATCAGCGCCTACAATGAAGATGATACCATTAGAACAACCTTGCTGGAAGGAAGTGTGCAGGTGGAAAAAAGTGGTGCCCAAATGAGACTGGTACCTGGCCAACAGGCCAGGCTGGCGGAAGGTAATACCCAGTTTTCGTTGCTGCGCAACGTGAATATGAACGAAGTGATTGGATGGAAAGAGGGGATGTTTTATTTCCGCAATGCCGATCCGAAAACTGTATTGCATACCATTTCGCGGTGGTATAACCTGACACCGGTGATTAAAATGGATCCTTCACGGGTTGGGGTATTCAATGCCGAAGTGAAACATACCACACCCTTACCAGTGATCCTCCATCTTTTAAAAGAAAGTGGATTTAAAATACGACTGGAAGGCGGCACGCTGATAGCGGAATAAATGAGAAAATAAGTCTTGCATGTTCTGATTATATAGGTTGGCTATCGTTGCAAGCTAACACGCATTTGTAACCGCCAATCCCCGTATTTGCGGGAAAGTAATATACCGTAATGACGATGCATAAAATGAGAATAGGTTCTCCTCTTCTCAGACTTTTTACCAAAAGTGGTAAATGTATTGTCAGGGATCAAGGCGAGTGTTGATGGCTGTTAGCCGGATAACGTTTTAGTCAGCAGGTGCATCTTAAGGGAATATTTTAGTGCTTATCCAAGGATACTGTAGCACTCTGTATAACGAATGTTCGTCTGATTGCATACATATGAACGTTTCCATGAGAAACCACAAACAGGAAAAAACAATTCAGGTTTCCAGATTTTTCTATGTCGACACCCGTTTTACTGGGAGAGGTAGTCCTGCCGTACTCCTGCATGGTATAGAAGTAATCTGGAAACACTGAATACTAAAGGGGATCTGATTACAATGTAGCAAGAATTTATGTATCAGTACAGGTCTGCCGGCCTGGCCTTTTCCTATAACTCCCCGTTCTTTCCTTTGAGCGAACCCTGTTATATTTCGTTGCCTTTAAATCATCCGCCGTCCCTTCTGGGATAGCAGGGAGAAAGTGTGATGAAACATCAACGATCCTGGTTGCCCAGTGAATTTTTCAACCTTAACTACAAACAACAAACGGTATGGAGATTATGCACCACAAAGGCTTTCGGGCAGACACCAAAGGCCACGCATTCAGAAGGCTACGAGGGACAATTACATTCTTATTGTTTCTTACTTTTTTCACCGTCTGCAGTGCCGGGCAAAGCGCCGGGCAACAAGTAACCTTTAACTATAAAAATACGCCCCTGGCTGATGTGCTGATTGACATCGCCAAACAAAGCAAACACCAGTTTTTTTACAATGCTTCCTGGCTCAAAGATGCGCCCGCAGTTACCCTGCAAGTAAGTAACATGCATTGGGAAAAGGCTCTCACCACTGTGTTAGCTGACCGGCCCTTTGTGTATAAAATCATAGGCGAGTTCGTATACCTTAACCGCAGGGATGAAGCAAATCGAAAACCCGGTTCTGACTCTACCATCCAGCTGCAAGGCAGGGTCCTGGATGACCAGCAAAGACCACTCCCAGGCGTGACGGTAGGGGTGAAGGGAACTTCTAACTTTACCAAAACGGACGATCAGGGTGCTTTTTCGATCCTGGTGCGCTCGGCCGATGATATCCTGCAATTTTCCAGTATCGGTTTTGAAAGGCGGGACATGCGTGTGGATGACCAGACCTTCATCGTTGTGTCCCTGAAACTACAGGTCACCAACCTTGAAGAAGTTGTGGTACCCTTCAACACCGGCTACCAAATCATCGCCCGGGAACGGGCAACGGGGGCCTTCTCCCAGGTCGGTGAGAAACTATATAATCGCAGCGTGGGACGTGACGCCCTTTCCCGTATAAATGGCCTCGTCCCAGGCATCTATTTTAACCCAGCATCGACTTCCACATCCCGCACTGGCATCAACATCCGCGGGCAAGCCAGTCTTTCCGGCTTCGTGAACTCGGATCCCCTTATCGTATTGGATAACTTCCCGTATGAAGGCGACTTGTCCAACATCAATCCCAACGACATCGAAAGTGTAACCATTTTGAAAGATGCCGCCGCCGCCAGTATATGGGGCGCCCGAGCGGGGAATGGCGTAATTGTACTGACCAGCAAGAAAGGTGCTTATAACCAAAAGATGCGTGTAGGCGCCAACGTGAACTTTACCGTTGGCCAAAAACCTGACCTGTACTATGATCAGCGGTACGTTCCGACCAGTCCCTACATGGAGGTGGAGAAAACGCTTTTTGATAATGGCTACTTTGATCAGTTCCTACAGGATAAATTTACCTATCCCGCAATATCCCCGGCTGTAGAAATTTGGGCAAAACAACGGGCAGGTACCCTTACTGCAGCAGAGGCCAGCCAGCAATTGAATGCCCTTACCGGCATCGACCTGCGGCAGGAGTATAACCACCACCTCCACCAACGGAGCACACAACAACAATATGCCGTTAATGTCCGCGGTGGTGGCCCGAACCAGGCATATTACCTGGGCGTTGGCTATGACAAGGAGGTGGCCAACCTGGTTAGAAATGATAATAACCGGTTTACCATCCGTTCAGAATACCTGTTTACTCCGATCAAAAAGCTGGAAGTTTCCGCCAATTTATACTTCACACAGCAGGTAGCCCATACGCCCAATAACCTGTCCTGGGGCAACATGAGAGCTGTTTATGCCAAAAGCTATCCATATGCACGATTAGCCGATGAGGCCGGCAACCCGATGGCCATCGCAAGGGAACATAATACTGCCTTTTTAGATAGTCTTGAAAAACTGGGTTTCTTAAACTGGCGCTATCGGCCACTGGAGGAAATAGGCCTTGCAGACAGGACCAGCAAACTCCAAAGTTTAATCCTTCGGGGAAACATCCGCTATAAAATCACCCCTTACCTCAATATAGAAGCGCAATACCAGCGTGAATTTCAGGATATTGATACCCGGAACTTGCAGCCAGAGGGTATGTTTGCCGTACGTTCGCATATCAATGGATTTGCCCAGTACAACCCCACCAATAAAACATTTAAGTATCCCTTCCCACGGGGTGGCATTCTTGACCTGTCCAATAATGAACTTGAATCCAACAACTTTCGGACACAAATCAACCTGAATAAAGGTTGGTCAGATCATGAGATCATCGCCGTTGCCGGTGCAGAAATCCGGCAAACAAAAACGGAGGCTTACACCAGGACTTCGCTTGGGTATGACGATGAGGTAGGAAGCGCAGCCAGGTCTATCGACTACGTGACGAGCTTTCCCATCAACGGTGGTTTCAATGCCTATATTCTGGCTCCCTCCGGGGATGTAACCGGGACGACCCAACGTTTTCTATCTTACTTTGCCAACGCCGCTTATACGTATAAGGGGAAATACACCCTGACCATTAGTGGTCGCCGTGATGGCGCCAATATTTTCGGCGTAAAAACAAACGACCGGATCACCCCATTCTGGCACACCGGTATCAGCTGGGATTTTTCCAAGGAAAATTTCTACCATATCGCCTGGATGCCCTCGGCCAAACTTCGGGCTACCTATGGCTATAATGGCAACGTATATCCCGGAGGTGCCTATCTGACCGCCGTTTTTGGCCGTACCAGTACCGTGACCAACCAACCTATCGGCTCTATTACTACTGCCCCGAACCCGGAACTCCGATGGGAAAAGATCGGCAACCTCAACATCGGCCTGGACTTCCGCTTTAAAAAGGATATCCTCTACGGCTCTATTGACTGGTACGAAAAAACAGGCAAGGATCTGCTGGAAGAAATTCCACTGGCCACCTCCACCGGTTTTACCAGTTTCCGGGGCAACGCCGCGTCCTCCCGTACCAGGGGCATTGACCTTGCGTTGAATACCACCAACCTGCGTGGAGCACTCGGGTGGACGACCAATCTCGTCTTTAGTTTCCTAAAGTCAAAAATCACCAGCTACAACGGAGGACAGCGTGACGCAGCCTCCATCACCAGCAGCTCGACCGGTGCTAATGTGCAGGGCCATGAAATCCTTAGCCTTTATAGTTATCGATGGGCGGGCCTCGATCCCGTGAACGGGGATCCGCAGGGATACCTGGGAAAATCAGTTTCTAAGGATTATTCTGCCATAGTATTAAGCAAAAATCTGGACAGCCTCGTTGATCATGGTAGCACCCGGCCTCGGTACAGTGGCGCTCTGCGCAATAACGTTACCTGGAAAGGGTTAACGCTATCTGCCAACGTGCTGTTTAAATTCAAATATGTTTACCGCCGATCCACTGTCAACCCCAACTTACAGGACCTGCTCACTTCCGGTGACGGCCTTCACCTTGATTATTTAAAACGTTGGCAGAAACCGGGAGATGAAGCCCATACTTCTGTTCCATCGATGGTCTATCTCACAAATTTAAACAGAACGACCTTTTACCGAAACTCGGAAGCCACGGTCAGCAAAGGCGATCACATCCGGTTACAGGACGTGCGGTTGAGTTATGACCTGGGCGCATCCCTATTACAGAAAGGCAGTGTATTTACCAGCCTGCAAGTATACTTCTATGCAAATAACCTGGGCATTATCTGGAAAGCCAACAAGGACGGACTGGATCCGGATTTTGTCAATGGCCTGGTAAATCCTAAAACTTATGCTGTCGGCGTATCGCTCGGGCTTTAACAAATAAATATTACAACCATGAAACGACATATTTATACGCTTTTAGCAGCCACTTGTATTATGCTGTTGCTGGGCTGTAACAAGGAGGATGAATGGCTGGACGTAAAGTATAACAAGGGAGATGTGGTCCCTAAGGCTTTAAAGGATTTCCAAGCCTTGCTGGACAATGAGCCCATCATGAACCAGTCACATATTCCGTTGGGCCTTTTTTCGACAGATAATTTCTATTATACTCCCACCAACCTGCAGACCATTGGGGTGGTAGAGCGCAACGCCTTCCTTTGGGAAAAGGAGATTTTCCCCACCGATATTAGTGGAGATTGGCAATTGACCTACACCAAAGTATTTTATACCAATGTTGTGCTGGAAGGACTGGCAAAATTAACACCCGGCCCTACTGATCAGGGGCAATATAACCGGCTCAAAGGCGGCGCCCTGTTTTTTCGGGCTTTCCAGTTCTATACCTTGGTGCAGACCTTCGCACGACCTTATACGGCCTCTGCTGCCACAGACCCTGGTATCCCGCTAAGGTTGACCACAGACGTTCATGAAGTATCCGTCCGCGGGACAGTGGCTGGTACCTACGAACGAATCATCCAGGACCTAAAAGAAGCTGAAGGTTTATTGCCAGTCATGGATGAATTTAAAACCCGTGCCAGCAAAACGGCTGCTCAGGCGCTCCTGGCGCGCGTATACCTGTCGATGGGGAATTATCCCCAAGCCCTGGACTATGCCAACAGGGCATTGGGTGGTTACAACACCCTGATGAACTACGCCGACCGTAATCCTGCCGCACTGTTACCCTTCCCCAACTTCTTAACGGTGCAGCCGGAGAATATTTTTAACTGTTACAATACCAATTATTCCGCCATTCGGCCGATAAATATCGCTTTTGTTGATACCCTGTTTTATGACAGTTATCACGCCGATGATCTACGCAAGGTGCTTTATTACCGGGCGGATCCGCCACCCTCTAAAAAGGTAGTCTTCAAAGGCTCTTATAGTGGTGCAGTATCACTGTTTGCGGGACTAGCCAGCAATGAACTTTATTATATTAAAGCCGAATGCCTCGCCAGGGACGGCAAAGCGGCAGAAGCCATCGATGTACTGAATACTCTTTTGCCCAAACGATGGAAGGTCAATTCCTTCGTGCCACTGGTGGCCACTACAGCGGAAGCCGCGCTTGCAACGGTATTGGAACACCGCCGCAAGGAGTTTCCCTTCACCGCCGTCCTGCGCTGGGATGACCTCAGGCGCCTAAACCAGACGCCGACCACCGCCATCACACTTTATCGCAATGTCAATGGCACTCTCCTTTCGCTACCACCCAATGATAACCGGTATGTGTTTCCCATCCCGAAGCAAGAGCAGAACATCTATGGCTTATCAGATAATCCACGCTAATCGTTACACCATGTATAAAGCCATTTTGAAAGCCTTAACGATTTTGACACTGATACTTTCCAGCGCGATCTGTACAATTGGATCCCATCGGCCAGCAACGCCCATATACCCACAGGATGCCGAGATAGAAATCGTCCTGGCGGCAGGGGTAACCTTTCCAAAAGATTCGGTGATCCTAAGCCTCTACGAAGGCGCTATTTTTAGTGGTACTTATTACGATGGCGGGAAACCCTACCTGCGGGGTGCCAAAATAGTGAATGGCAACTGCAAAATCAAAGTGCCCATGCAGCAGCCCATTGCCTATTTTTCCTTAATGGCCCTTCCTGATAGCACACGCCAGGACGATTTCCAGGATTTGCTTTTCGCCCAATTAATAGAGACTGGTGATAAAATCAAAATCAATATAGCAAGAGAGGATCATCCCAAAATGCGTAAAGAAACCTTTCGATTTTCATTTTCCGGGGCAGGCTCTCAGAAACTCGTCTGCCTGCGAGACATGCAACTGGCCGCTTATCAAAGCCAAGGAGATGCCAGGGTAGTGCTGGGCGATTCGGTGATCAATGATTTCAACCTATATGCCATCGGGCGGGATAATCAATTAAAGGTCCTTGAGCAATATAAGCCCCACCTATCTGAGAATGCCTACCTTCTAATTAAATTGGATGTCCAGGCATTTAGCAATTCGCAGATCTATGAAATGTACCGCCAGCAGTTAAAAGCTGCCAGAGCCGAAACGGTACGTAACAGGATATGCTCTTTACACAAAAAGTTAAAACTGGCAGATTTACCCTTTAGCTCGGAAGTCAAGCAATGGTCAAAATACTATACAGACATGATCTCAGGTGGGCAGGTGGTTTCATCGCTGGTAGCCTCCCCCGATTGTAAAACGCCGGATTTTCGACAAGTATATACCCGGCTGTTCAATGACTACAAAGGTACACTACGCGATAAAATGCTGGCAGATTTTATCATCAAATATTACCCGGTGATAATAGATTTGGATACGCTGGTACGTTTTGCCATGAAGGATATGTCTGAGCCAGCCTATAGCCGCGCAGTTGCGCCTTATCTGCATTTAAAAGGCGGCAGCCCCGCTTTTTCATTCTCCTTAAAAGACGTTAAGGGTCAACTGCGAACCCTGGATGAGATGAAAGGAAAGGTTGTATTTATTGATTTCTGGTTTACCGGTTGCACACCTTGCAAAGCCTTATATGAGTTCCAATTGAAGAAGGTTAAAGCCGCGTTCGCAGACAACCCGGCAGTAGTCTTTGTCACCATCTCCATTGATAAAAACTTTGAGTTGTGGGTGAAATCCGTGGATAAGGGATTATATACTGATGCGCATGCCATCAACCTGTATACAAACGGGGAGGGGCGCGATCACCCCATCATAACTCATTATGGGATCAAAGGCTATCCAGCCACTTTGCTCATTGATCAGGTGGGCAATGTGGTTGCTGCTGAGACCACCAATGATCTAAAAAGCGCAGCCACCATCACTAATTATATTAAAGCGCTGTTGGTAAAAGGACAAAGCCAGGTTAACGTCAATAAAAAGGATTAAGGTCGTTGAAATAAGTTCCACTGACCAACGTGATTGCGTACGCTCTTGGGATGCGCCCCAATGGGTCTGGCAGGTAATCTGAGGAAATCGTGCAGATCGAGTAATAGTTCATGTTACACTCATAGTCCATGTCCATGACCTCCCCATCCAATTCCTCTGCGATGTAAAAATAATAGGGATCAAAGCTGAGAACGCCATAAGTATGCTGGCCTATTTTTTTGCCTGTGACGTGCGCGGTGACGGCCAGACAAAGTGCGAGCAAGATCACCGCATAGGCGAATTTGAATTTGTCGCGGTGGATGGTTTGGGTTGGCATATAAACAATTCTGGTAAAGAAAAAGATAGCGGCCAACACGGTTGGCCGCTATCAAATTTAAAAAGCCAATTACGGAAGGTCTGTAAATACCTTGGATGATATTTCTGGCGTACCATTGTTGTAAGGAATGGTTTGACCAACTGTGTAAGCTGTGTTAGATTCTACAGAGCAGTCATCAGTCCTTGTATCACCGCAAACATAACCAACGCCTTCAGATTCACCAGTGATAACGGCCTGCACTACCCAGCCTGTTGCGTTTTCAGAAGAAATACCATACTTGAAATTCAGGTTAGGCTGTGGCTTGAATGCGAAAGCACCAGCAATCGCGATTGTCACTACCAGGAGGACAGCGAAATTTTTGATTTTCATAAAAAGATAAGTTTTGAAAATTAGAGAATCAATGATTCAGCAATTCCCACATGGGAACGCATATATCCTTTTTCCTTTTTGCAGAAGGAATAACTGATCTCTGGCCAGAAATATTTTTAATTGGTTTGGTGTATTGCCTTGTCATTATTAACTGTTTGGCTTGCTTTGTTTTTTTGCCTCCAACCTGACCACACATGTATCAGGGGAGATCCAAAAATTCTCGTTGTGCGCCTGAGGAAATTCCATTTGCATATGGAATCGTCTGGCCAACCGTATACAACGTGTTGGACTCGACCGTACAGTCGTCTGATCTCGCATCTCCGCAGATGTAGCCTACTCCCTCTGTTTCACCAGAGATGACTGCCTGTACCACCCAGCCAACTGAATTTTCGAAAGCAATGCCATATATGCAATTTAATTTTCCCTTCGGGCGAAATGCCACCGCAGCCAACAAGGCAGACGATACCAACAACCCCCTTGTTGAATTATGCATCGTTATTGATTGGGATTTAAATCTACGATTGCCTGGTGGTCAATCAGGATGTTTCCGTTTGTGTAAGGAATGGTTTGACCAGGGGAATAAACGCCATCGGATTCCACGGTGCATGGCGGTGTTCTTGTTATGCCGCAATCATAATCGATGCCCTGAATTTCACCATCGATTTCCTCGGTTACCACCCAGCCAGTGGCAGTATGGGAAGAAATGCCATATTTATGGGCCAGCAATGGCGGTGGTGAAAAGGCCAGGCTCAGGACAAATGCAGGGCAGATGACCATTACGTTTGGGGTTAACATTTTAGTGCGCATTTTTTAGGATAGGTTTAATGGTTGTGAATTTGATAGATCTCCAGTCTTTAGGCGCCAGCACCCACCATGTCAGAATATCGGTTCGTGACTTTACCACCAGAACCACCAGGACGGGAAAGCAAATAGCCGGTTATACTAAAGCCGACAAAAATAAGGTTGAAATACAAATGATCAGGCCAGTCCAGTTTATTGATGACGCCACCGCAGGCACAGGGGATTCGACCGAATACTTTCATCAAAATTAACGCGATATAGATGGTGAAAGCTGTCATCAAAATCAGGCTGCCGAGAAACCCAAGATTTCTCCATCTGTCCGTTACCAACATCGCTGTAAGTACCAACTCAATGGCCGGGATGCCCCATGCCAATGGATAGGTGAGCCAGTCGACAAACGGCTGGTTGCGCATGGCCGTTACATACCTGTTATAATCCAATAATTTGGCTGCTGCCGCATAGACAAAGAGTAAGATGAGCGCATAGCAGCATACATTCACAAGGATAGATTTTGTTTTAACCGTCATTGTGGTTCTTGTTTTATTTCCATAAATAGGTTGATATCACCGGACAAGAATATTCGCTCAGCTACCTAACACCTGAAATAGAGCCACGGGCCCGGCCCTAAGGACCCTCAATTGCAATGGAGCATGTTTTAGGTCCGGTATGCCCGTAGCATCTTTATTCCGAATGTTGATTCATTTAAGGTAAAAAAGGGTATTATCGATAAATACAAAGGGTTAGTTTTGGCGCGACCTTAGTAGCATCCCCATTGTCCGGGGAAGTGCCGATGCTATTATCGCCTGCATCAGCAGCTACACCCGAACTGGGAAAATCTCATGTGTTTGTTGGTTGCCTCTTTTCTCTAATAACGGCAAACCATATATGAAATATGATGTCGGTTAACTACCTTTCCTGATTTCCTCCCACACTCGCTCCTGTCCTGGTTATAGGCAGTCTTCCCGTTTGCCTTTACAAATATATACCACTCACTTACGGATTAGAACACGTTAACCTGACTTTTGGTAGGCGAGGATTCCGAATTCATCATTGTTTTTTCTGAATTTAAGCCTATAATCATTGGGTGCTAATCCGAAAAACCGGGTAAACGCTCTTCGCAATCCGCTTTCATCTTTGTATCCCAGGGCCTTGGCAATGGCAGGCATTTTTTGACCAGCATTTAATTCCTTTTCCGTATAGGCCATCCTGGCCTCCAACAGCATGTTTTTCGTTGTCACCCCAAACAGCCTGGGAAAGAGATCCCTGACCTCATAATAGTTCAAATCAGCTAAGGCCGCCAGTTCCCTGAGGGTGTATTCGGTTTGCAGGTTGGCCATGATCGTCCTGCGCACCAGGTAATATTTCTCTATCTGCTCCTGAGACACCTGCAAGGGCTTGGCGGGCTGCCGGTGCAAGATCTTATTGAGCGCCATGTCCAGGACCTCATAGAGCAGGTTGACAGTGGATACATCCTCGGAGGACCGTTGCAGTTCATGGACCCTGGAAAGCAAATTATAGTCAGCAATAAAAGGCGTATCTGACACTGCCACCGGATGGGATGCCTTTATACGTTGGAGGATCACCCGAATATGGGGGAAACGTAAACCGAACGAATGAAGGTATGCCGGATCTATACAAATCAGCAGGCTGTGATTAGCCGAAAGGCCCGAAGCCACATGCGCCAGCCAAAACGGCACATAATAGAAGGTATAGGCCCTTTCATGCAATAGGATAGTGGAGAGACCTTCCACCGTGTATTGGATACTACCTTCCAGGCTCAGGTGGAATAGTAACACCCCTTTTTGGCACTGGGCCACCAGTTGATTAGATTCCAACTGGGAGATGTAGGCATCATGGATCATGGCCTCACTGGTGGGTTTGGACTGTAAAAGCAATTTATTAGCTCCCCACATACCATATTGCGGCTGGGCGCCTGGGACTTTGATGTGTTGTAACCCTTCGGGTACACGTGGAGATAATAGCATTTCACCCCGTTCGACGGATAGCTGGATCATACAATAAGGTTTATTGCGCCCACCCCTACAGTAGTACGCATGGTTAATAACAAATCAAAGTTCGAATGTGAGGTGATGCTCTGAGAAGAAGAATGCTACCAACTGCAAATTCATTATTTCCGATCACATCCACAAAAGATTTTAGCAGCAAACCGTTAAAAATTGATTAATCGCAAACCCTTGCTGGGCGGCTGTATGCGCCAGTGATGCAATCCTATCATTTTCAGGCAGCAAGGGATTTCTTCGGTTGAGAGACCCGGAAATGATCCGAACGATATGCCTAAGTGTTTTCCCGTAAACAGGATGGATAAAATTTCTTATCTGCGATTTTTGGTGTAGCATTGCAGGGTCAATATTCACTTGTACAACTATACTTCTACGTTTCTACTTGATCTTTCAACATAGGACTTTTACGACCCAACCAACGCTTCGTACCCCTGAAACATCTACCTGGTTAAGGCAACATATGCCGCGGTTCCGATTCATCAGTTTACCTGTCGTTCAACAGCCGGCGGAAAAAACCTGATCGCCCGTGGCGGATCATGCCATCCTGGCCGCACCTTCCGGGATGGTCATCATTAAATTGGTTGCTATGAAAAAAGTTATCATGGAACCCGAACCTAACCCATTAACGGCCATTTGTCAGGCCATTGATCCCTATCAGCCCACCGATGTGGCACACCTGCTGCACCAGCCAACAGGGAGGCACTTTCATATTCGAACCCTTGATGCCGCCCATGATCTGGATAAGCTCATCGACTGGCTGGGTCCCGACAGTCCGCCGATCCGCCAGCGGCCTGGAAGCGATTATCTGGATTCTTACCTGATGGTGGCCCAGCAGCCCGACATGCAGGCCTTTATGGTCCTGGTTGATCAAGAACCCGCTTTACAACTTGATGTCCGACAGGAACCGCTGTTATTTCAGCACATCAGCAACAGGACAGACAACCACCTGCTGACGTTAAACCTTTCCCCCCTGGTCACCATGGACGTAATCAACGATGCCCTGCAGGCAGCCGTATACGCGCTGTTTAGGATCCAGGCGGTGGACACTTTGTTTTTGGAACTGGACGGCAACCAGGCCTTCCTAGGAGGCTGGGTGAGGGAGGCGGGATTTTCGCTGATTGCCGTTAATGAGGAAACCGTTATACCGGTTCGTTACTATCAATTCCCGCAGCTTCCCGGATTTCTGCGGTTACGCCAGCTTTTTGCATAAGTTGTCACTGTGCTATGATATTCCCAGACCTGCACACTCAACTTTTGGCAGGTTATTGTCCCAGGCTTTCCCTGCTCTTCAGTTCCCCGCTTGTT comes from Paraflavitalea devenefica and encodes:
- a CDS encoding RNA polymerase sigma factor, giving the protein MEISEHIIKQLSTGSEDSRAAAFRVIFKFHFKSLLRFAIHLTQSPQTAEEIVQDAFLKTWQHRVFNDANHVKAYLYLTTRHMAINYLRRQKPNEKKALSVDFSASPDLTLLAQPDHAKGLIAEIDQELAHLSPAHQNIFHLTCVEGYNSKETGILLNMGAGTVRNKMVEIKRFLRGSKRILGASQIILSFLSFL
- a CDS encoding FecR domain-containing protein, which gives rise to MGELAGLLQKFVGRHEEIISITGHERRLLEKWLAADEQNQAEFERIKSDPAFDPMELYEIDAQYRVWKNLQHKITPVRNTLPVIKWVAAAAVIFGLLAVGYWMISPVDSTKDMVQHGPKLPSLPGLPSKDQVVLTLANGEQVIMSGNATIPAQRGVSLDRPDSSQLIYTADGRARDELAYNTIHTPNGRQFTVKLGDGTKIWLNAASVIRFPVSFNAAVRTVELTGEAYFEVAPDKEKPFIVQVRSGQKEDMQVKVLGTHFNISAYNEDDTIRTTLLEGSVQVEKSGAQMRLVPGQQARLAEGNTQFSLLRNVNMNEVIGWKEGMFYFRNADPKTVLHTISRWYNLTPVIKMDPSRVGVFNAEVKHTTPLPVILHLLKESGFKIRLEGGTLIAE
- a CDS encoding SusC/RagA family TonB-linked outer membrane protein → MEIMHHKGFRADTKGHAFRRLRGTITFLLFLTFFTVCSAGQSAGQQVTFNYKNTPLADVLIDIAKQSKHQFFYNASWLKDAPAVTLQVSNMHWEKALTTVLADRPFVYKIIGEFVYLNRRDEANRKPGSDSTIQLQGRVLDDQQRPLPGVTVGVKGTSNFTKTDDQGAFSILVRSADDILQFSSIGFERRDMRVDDQTFIVVSLKLQVTNLEEVVVPFNTGYQIIARERATGAFSQVGEKLYNRSVGRDALSRINGLVPGIYFNPASTSTSRTGINIRGQASLSGFVNSDPLIVLDNFPYEGDLSNINPNDIESVTILKDAAAASIWGARAGNGVIVLTSKKGAYNQKMRVGANVNFTVGQKPDLYYDQRYVPTSPYMEVEKTLFDNGYFDQFLQDKFTYPAISPAVEIWAKQRAGTLTAAEASQQLNALTGIDLRQEYNHHLHQRSTQQQYAVNVRGGGPNQAYYLGVGYDKEVANLVRNDNNRFTIRSEYLFTPIKKLEVSANLYFTQQVAHTPNNLSWGNMRAVYAKSYPYARLADEAGNPMAIAREHNTAFLDSLEKLGFLNWRYRPLEEIGLADRTSKLQSLILRGNIRYKITPYLNIEAQYQREFQDIDTRNLQPEGMFAVRSHINGFAQYNPTNKTFKYPFPRGGILDLSNNELESNNFRTQINLNKGWSDHEIIAVAGAEIRQTKTEAYTRTSLGYDDEVGSAARSIDYVTSFPINGGFNAYILAPSGDVTGTTQRFLSYFANAAYTYKGKYTLTISGRRDGANIFGVKTNDRITPFWHTGISWDFSKENFYHIAWMPSAKLRATYGYNGNVYPGGAYLTAVFGRTSTVTNQPIGSITTAPNPELRWEKIGNLNIGLDFRFKKDILYGSIDWYEKTGKDLLEEIPLATSTGFTSFRGNAASSRTRGIDLALNTTNLRGALGWTTNLVFSFLKSKITSYNGGQRDAASITSSSTGANVQGHEILSLYSYRWAGLDPVNGDPQGYLGKSVSKDYSAIVLSKNLDSLVDHGSTRPRYSGALRNNVTWKGLTLSANVLFKFKYVYRRSTVNPNLQDLLTSGDGLHLDYLKRWQKPGDEAHTSVPSMVYLTNLNRTTFYRNSEATVSKGDHIRLQDVRLSYDLGASLLQKGSVFTSLQVYFYANNLGIIWKANKDGLDPDFVNGLVNPKTYAVGVSLGL